A DNA window from Fragaria vesca subsp. vesca linkage group LG3, FraVesHawaii_1.0, whole genome shotgun sequence contains the following coding sequences:
- the LOC101303098 gene encoding cationic amino acid transporter 5-like — protein sequence MGSEGEIGEEIQPRTYWRWSKQDFLPEESFQSWSAYQTALSQTHHRFKDRLISRSNDANETVELRKQSENDMKRCLTWWDLIWFGFGSVIGAGIFVLTGQETHDHAGPAIVLSYVASGISAMLSVFCYTEFSVEIPVAGGSFAYLRIELGDFVAFITAGNILLESVVGSAAVSRAWTSYFTSLLNRPSNSLRLHTNLTEGYNLLDPIAVVVLAVAATITMISTRKTSYLNWIASAINNVVILFVLIAGFSHANLSNMKPFMPFGPKGVFQAAAIVYFAYGGFDNIATMAEETKNPSRDIPIGLLGSMSIITVVYCLMALSLPMMQKYTDIDTGAAYSMAFQSVGMTWAKYLVALGALKGMTTVLLVGTLGQARYITHIARAHMIPPWFALVHPKTGTPINATLLIFVSSSCIAFFSSLDVLTSLLSVSTLFIFMMMAVALLVRRYYVTDVTPKPHLLKLVVYLVIIISSSIGTSAYWGLNPNGWIGYVVTVPIWFFTTLAMSVFLPQQRSPKVWGVPLVPWLPSLSIATNIFLMGSLSSSAFIRFGICTAVMLIYYAFFGLHATYDMAHKKGMPESPEPLKVVNSNSREKAEP from the coding sequence ATGGGTTCTGAGGGAGAAATTGGTGAAGAAATCCAGCCAAGAACTTACTGGAGATGGAGCAAACAAGATTTCCTACCAGAAGAGTCCTTTCAAAGCTGGAGTGCATATCAAACTGCCTTGTCACAAACACACCACAGGTTCAAGGATCGACTCATAAGCAGATCAAATGATGCAAATGAGACTGTGGAGCTTCGGAAACAAAGTGAGAATGACATGAAACGTTGCCTCACCTGGTGGGATCTCATCTGGTTTGGTTTCGGATCAGTCATTGGTGCAGGCATCTTTGTGCTTACTGGGCAAGAAACCCATGATCACGCTGGACCAGCTATTGTGTTATCCTATGTTGCTTCAGGTATCTCGGCAATGCTCTCTGTCTTCTGCTACACTGAATTTTCAGTTGAGATCCCAGTGGCTGGTGGATCTTTTGCTTACCTGCGGATTGAGCTAGGAGACTTTGTAGCGTTCATAACAGCAGGAAACATACTTCTTGAGAGTGTTGTAGGAAGTGCAGCAGTTTCCAGAGCATGGACTTCTTACTTTACATCGCTCTTGAATCGTCCCTCCAACTCTTTGCGGTTGCACACAAATCTCACTGAAGGCTACAATCTCCTGGACCCAATAGCTGTTGTTGTTCTGGCTGTAGCTGCTACAATTACAATGATCAGCACAAGGAAAACCTCCTACTTGAATTGGATAGCATCCGCAATCAATAATGTTGTAATATTGTTTGTATTGATTGCAGGGTTTTCCCATGCTAATCTCTCAAATATGAAACCTTTTATGCCTTTTGGGCCAAAAGGGGTCTTCCAAGCAGCTGCAATTGTTTACTTTGCATACGGAGGATTTGACAACATTGCCACAATGGCTGAAGAAACCAAAAATCCATCCAGAGACATACCGATTGGATTGCTTGGATCAATGTCGATCATAACTGTTGTATATTGTTTGATGGCACTTTCACTCCCTATGATGCAGAAATACACAGATATAGACACAGGAGCAGCTTACTCTATGGCATTTCAAAGTGTGGGCATGACATGGGCCAAGTACCTGGTAGCTCTTGGTGCTCTCAAGGGAATGACCACTGTTCTTCTGGTGGGAACACTTGGACAGGCTCGGTATATCACTCACATAGCACGAGCGCACATGATTCCACCATGGTTTGCTCTAGTCCATCCAAAGACAGGAACCCCCATAAACGCTACACTCTTGATATTTGTTTCAAGTTCCTGCATTGCTTTCTTTTCAAGCTTGGATGTCTTGACAAGCCTGTTATCGGTGAGCACACTCTTTATCTTCATGATGATGGCAGTTGCACTTCTAGTGAGAAGATACTATGTGACAGATGTCACCCCAAAACCACATCTCTTGAAGCTAGTTGTTTACTTGGTGATCATTATTTCTTCCTCTATAGGGACTTCAGCTTACTGGGGATTAAATCCCAATGGTTGGATTGGTTATGTAGTGACAGTTCCAATTTGGTTCTTCACGACTTTGGCAATGTCAGTGTTTCTACCTCAACAGAGGTCACCAAAAGTCTGGGGGGTTCCACTGGTTCCTTGGTTGCCATCCTTGTCAATCGCCACAAATATTTTTCTTATGGGATCTTTGAGTTCTTCTGCTTTTATAAGATTTGGGATATGTACTGCTGTGATGCTTATATACTATGCTTTCTTTGGCCTTCATGCAACCTATGATATGGCCCATAAGAAAGGTATGCCAGAATCGCCAGAACCCCTGAAAGTTGTCAATAGCAACTCCAGAGAGAAGGCAGAACCTTGA